One window from the genome of Gimesia aquarii encodes:
- a CDS encoding alpha/beta hydrolase family protein → MTQKRCYQMLFLLILSAFILQTSSSQAANPVQERRKIIGTTEADQQLSDYFRYHTMQLANQSLKDIKNLKTWERKRVTYRKQLFEMLGLSPLPPKTDLKPEITNRITSDGFIVENLTFQSRPGLYVTGNLYRPLKQDKKLPAILYVCGHGGVKKNGISYGNKVHYQHHGEWFARNGYVCLTIDTLQLGEIEGLHHGTYREGMWWWLSRGYTPAGVEAWNCIRALDYLQSRPEVDGEKLGVTGRSGGGAYSWWIAALDERIKAAVPVAGITNLKNYVIDGAVEGHCDCMFMVNTYQWDYAQVAALVAPRPLLISNTDKDSIFPLDGVVDVYRNTMQIYELYGVPENLGLQITEGPHKDTQELRIHAFHWFNHFLKGDDSLIEMAATKFHTPEELQVFKTLPKDQKNTSIQNTFVKQASNSFPVPEDTQQWEQIIAKWKDQLLQKTFRAWPKKNDFTIKAKVETSIKNGLCLKTISFDSQKHVPLKLYLILPETLPEDGIKEVILNVLSQSEWEDITQVLAPDFPKSFQENSESTTSPKIYQKLRQKVIDQKTAVAFFAPRGVGLSSWNPDNRKQVQIRRRFYLLGQSLEGMQIWDIRRAIQEVKAQSEVSKSALILKASGDAAALCLYASLFENGVDELDLKGVPSSHHIGPALLNVLRFLDLPQTVAMAASRCPVKLNFVNTVDWKYPEKVGHKLSWDKKQLQISEK, encoded by the coding sequence ATGACTCAAAAACGCTGCTACCAAATGTTATTTTTATTGATTTTGTCAGCCTTCATTTTGCAAACTTCCTCGTCTCAAGCAGCGAATCCTGTTCAGGAACGACGAAAAATTATTGGAACGACAGAGGCAGATCAGCAATTGAGTGACTATTTTCGCTATCACACCATGCAACTAGCCAATCAAAGCTTGAAGGATATTAAAAACTTAAAAACCTGGGAAAGAAAACGAGTTACTTATCGTAAACAGCTTTTCGAAATGTTGGGGCTGTCTCCATTGCCTCCCAAGACAGACCTCAAACCAGAGATTACAAATCGCATCACCAGTGATGGTTTCATCGTGGAAAATCTCACATTTCAGTCACGCCCCGGTCTGTATGTCACAGGGAATCTCTATCGACCTCTCAAACAAGACAAGAAATTACCTGCGATTCTCTATGTGTGCGGTCATGGAGGTGTTAAGAAAAATGGCATCAGCTACGGCAATAAAGTGCATTATCAGCATCATGGTGAGTGGTTTGCCAGAAACGGCTATGTCTGTCTGACAATTGATACCTTACAACTGGGAGAAATTGAAGGTTTGCATCACGGAACTTACAGAGAAGGGATGTGGTGGTGGCTCTCTCGTGGCTATACCCCGGCCGGAGTCGAGGCCTGGAACTGCATTCGCGCATTAGATTATCTTCAGTCCCGGCCTGAAGTCGATGGCGAGAAACTGGGAGTCACCGGTCGCTCCGGTGGTGGTGCTTATAGCTGGTGGATTGCCGCTCTGGATGAGCGAATCAAAGCTGCGGTTCCTGTTGCCGGCATCACAAATCTCAAGAACTATGTGATCGATGGGGCCGTCGAAGGACACTGCGACTGTATGTTTATGGTTAATACCTATCAATGGGACTATGCTCAGGTGGCTGCATTGGTCGCGCCGCGCCCTTTATTGATTTCCAATACCGATAAAGATAGTATTTTTCCTCTCGATGGGGTTGTTGACGTTTATCGTAATACAATGCAGATTTACGAATTATATGGTGTACCTGAAAATCTCGGCCTACAAATTACAGAAGGTCCCCACAAAGATACACAGGAATTACGAATTCACGCTTTTCACTGGTTCAATCATTTTCTTAAAGGTGATGATTCACTGATCGAAATGGCGGCAACAAAGTTCCACACTCCGGAAGAACTTCAGGTTTTTAAAACACTCCCCAAAGATCAAAAGAATACGAGCATACAAAATACGTTTGTCAAACAGGCCTCCAACTCGTTTCCTGTACCAGAAGATACACAGCAGTGGGAACAGATAATAGCTAAGTGGAAAGATCAACTACTGCAAAAAACCTTCCGTGCCTGGCCGAAGAAAAATGATTTTACAATCAAAGCCAAAGTAGAAACATCGATTAAAAATGGCCTTTGCCTGAAAACGATTTCTTTTGACAGTCAAAAGCATGTACCATTAAAATTGTATCTCATTCTTCCAGAAACACTCCCAGAAGACGGTATCAAAGAAGTCATACTGAACGTCCTGAGTCAATCTGAATGGGAGGACATCACACAGGTGCTGGCTCCTGATTTTCCAAAATCATTTCAAGAGAATTCAGAGTCCACGACTTCACCAAAAATCTATCAAAAACTACGTCAAAAGGTGATTGACCAAAAAACTGCCGTCGCATTTTTTGCACCACGAGGTGTTGGATTGAGCAGTTGGAATCCTGACAATCGAAAACAAGTTCAGATCAGACGTCGGTTCTATTTATTAGGTCAATCATTGGAAGGAATGCAAATCTGGGATATCCGCCGAGCCATCCAGGAAGTGAAAGCACAGTCAGAAGTATCAAAGTCCGCTCTAATACTGAAAGCCAGTGGAGATGCTGCTGCGTTGTGTCTTTATGCATCACTTTTTGAAAACGGTGTCGATGAACTGGATCTAAAAGGAGTACCATCTTCACATCATATCGGTCCTGCCTTGTTGAATGTGCTAAGGTTTCTAGATCTACCACAGACCGTTGCGATGGCAGCCAGTCGCTGTCCAGTTAAGCTAAATTTTGTGAATACGGTGGATTGGAAGTATCCTGAGAAGGTCGGCCACAAACTAAGCTGGGACAAGAAACAGCTTCAAATCAGCGAAAAATAA
- the hemQ gene encoding hydrogen peroxide-dependent heme synthase, whose protein sequence is MNRPQHTSAPLPNPTMEMTEGWHCLHLYYRVDQNKLNQIDQSTRAAGREALASLLNPEREDAPIRLQTSVVSGHKADLHILIMDPDPIKNDSIKQGIRASGLGPALIPTYSFVSITEISEYVPTLDQYAAKLQQEGADPESPAFQAKLKAYEGRLPAMNQQRIYPEFPDFPVYTFYPMNKSRVPGANWYMEQFSNRYNMMAEHGISGMKFAGRVVQVITASTGFDDWEWGVSLWGRAPEPIKEIVYTMRFDKASAKYAEFGPFYLSYIMPPEEAIAHLKL, encoded by the coding sequence GTGAATCGTCCTCAACATACTTCTGCTCCGCTTCCTAATCCCACAATGGAGATGACGGAAGGCTGGCATTGTCTCCATTTGTACTACCGTGTTGATCAAAACAAACTAAATCAAATAGATCAAAGCACTCGTGCTGCCGGACGTGAAGCCCTCGCTTCGCTACTGAATCCTGAACGTGAAGACGCCCCGATTCGCCTGCAAACTTCGGTTGTTTCTGGCCATAAAGCAGATTTGCATATTTTGATTATGGATCCCGATCCCATCAAAAATGACAGTATTAAACAGGGAATCCGTGCTTCGGGTCTTGGTCCAGCGTTGATACCAACTTATTCATTTGTTTCTATCACGGAAATTTCAGAGTATGTACCGACTTTGGATCAATATGCAGCCAAACTCCAGCAGGAAGGGGCTGATCCGGAAAGTCCTGCATTTCAGGCGAAACTGAAAGCCTATGAAGGTCGGCTGCCGGCCATGAATCAACAGCGAATCTATCCGGAGTTTCCGGACTTTCCTGTCTACACATTTTATCCAATGAATAAATCACGTGTACCCGGAGCAAACTGGTATATGGAGCAGTTCAGTAACCGTTACAACATGATGGCGGAACATGGTATTAGTGGGATGAAATTCGCAGGACGGGTCGTGCAGGTCATCACAGCGTCTACAGGATTCGATGATTGGGAATGGGGAGTTAGCTTATGGGGTCGCGCACCAGAACCAATTAAGGAAATTGTTTATACAATGCGATTTGACAAAGCTTCCGCTAAATATGCGGAGTTCGGACCGTTTTATTTGAGCTATATCATGCCTCCGGAAGAAGCAATCGCCCATCTCAAACTATGA
- a CDS encoding DUF1571 domain-containing protein: MESQFRQDGALHFLIEKGRYRMMRMLKNRSKHHFSNMLASAIFSAAIGILYFSYDPSPADADPNDTGVVASKPVPIPVIAYKPTHQAESGLNINSKKGNSKPQQNGTLTGRMALLMNLLLLEKGCRYLETVPDYTTTFSKQEFLGGELSENQVINLKCRHKPFSVYMKWVVGDKGQELLYVDGENDQKMLVKMGGLKGRLVPTLKLDPHGSLALKESRHPITKAGIKALAETIIHFRKKDLDENLNTECVMLTDQKFDGKDCYCFIAHFANAKESETYRKSVVYIDQKTCLPVFVRGYGWPTDGLASASPEELDEQTLIESYSFTNINMKSELATTDFSKTNKNYRFRR, translated from the coding sequence ATGGAGAGCCAGTTCAGACAAGACGGTGCCTTGCATTTTCTTATTGAAAAGGGACGGTACCGCATGATGCGCATGCTAAAAAATAGATCAAAACACCATTTTTCGAATATGTTGGCTTCGGCTATCTTTTCGGCGGCGATCGGAATCCTTTATTTTAGTTATGATCCTTCTCCTGCAGATGCTGATCCTAATGACACTGGTGTAGTTGCAAGCAAGCCAGTTCCCATTCCCGTCATAGCTTATAAACCAACACATCAGGCTGAATCAGGACTGAATATCAATTCGAAAAAGGGAAATTCGAAACCTCAACAGAATGGGACTTTGACGGGCCGCATGGCACTGTTAATGAACCTACTATTATTAGAAAAAGGATGTCGTTATCTGGAGACTGTTCCCGATTACACAACAACATTTTCGAAGCAGGAATTCCTAGGTGGTGAACTGTCGGAAAACCAGGTTATTAATCTGAAATGTCGTCATAAACCATTTAGTGTTTATATGAAATGGGTCGTGGGTGACAAAGGGCAGGAATTACTTTATGTCGATGGCGAAAATGATCAAAAAATGCTTGTTAAAATGGGAGGGTTAAAAGGCCGATTGGTACCAACCTTAAAACTTGACCCCCACGGTTCTCTGGCTTTAAAAGAATCTCGACATCCAATTACGAAGGCCGGAATCAAAGCTCTGGCTGAAACAATCATTCATTTTCGTAAAAAAGACCTTGATGAAAATCTTAATACGGAATGTGTCATGCTGACCGATCAAAAGTTTGACGGGAAAGACTGCTATTGCTTTATTGCTCATTTTGCTAACGCAAAAGAGTCAGAAACTTATCGTAAGTCTGTCGTTTATATTGATCAAAAAACTTGTCTGCCAGTTTTTGTCAGAGGATATGGTTGGCCAACAGATGGTCTGGCGAGTGCATCTCCAGAGGAACTGGATGAACAGACCCTGATTGAGTCTTATTCATTCACAAACATTAATATGAAATCAGAGCTGGCAACGACAGACTTCAGCAAAACAAATAAGAACTATCGCTTTCGCAGATAA
- a CDS encoding sugar phosphate isomerase/epimerase family protein: MSLDRRSFIKYAYATLFAGSLGNLTLASLGRERAMKLDLSCGRIGVKANQRQAIEYAQQYGFEAVVPDAGYLARLSENELSKLKSEMQSKNLVFSAAGMPVDFRKDESKFKEGLKSLPNSAAALQRAGVTRIGTWLMPTHAELTYNANFKQHTRRLKQISRILSDHGLRFGLEYVGPKTLWSSQKFPFIHSMLETKELISAINIKGVGLILDSWHWYTAHETKADLMTLSNAEIVAVDLNDAPAGLEVDEQIDQKRELPMATDVIDLSTFLNTLNSIGYDGPVRAEPFNAALRKLPADQAVSATAIAMKKAFALIN, from the coding sequence ATGTCCTTAGATCGGCGTTCGTTTATCAAATACGCATATGCTACCTTGTTTGCAGGTTCTTTGGGCAATCTTACCTTGGCATCTCTCGGAAGAGAGCGAGCGATGAAACTGGATCTCTCCTGTGGTCGTATCGGTGTTAAAGCCAATCAAAGGCAAGCCATCGAATATGCTCAGCAATATGGTTTTGAAGCGGTCGTTCCCGATGCAGGTTACCTTGCTCGACTTTCTGAAAATGAACTGTCGAAACTGAAATCAGAAATGCAGAGTAAAAATCTGGTTTTTAGTGCAGCTGGTATGCCAGTCGACTTTCGTAAGGATGAATCAAAGTTCAAGGAGGGTTTGAAGTCACTTCCCAATTCTGCTGCTGCTCTACAACGTGCGGGTGTTACCCGAATTGGAACATGGCTGATGCCAACACATGCTGAACTTACCTACAATGCGAACTTCAAACAACATACACGCCGCTTAAAACAAATCTCACGGATACTGTCAGATCATGGATTACGCTTCGGACTGGAATATGTAGGCCCCAAAACCTTATGGTCGAGCCAAAAGTTCCCGTTTATTCATTCGATGCTGGAAACAAAAGAATTGATTTCTGCTATCAATATCAAAGGAGTAGGTCTGATCCTGGATAGTTGGCACTGGTACACAGCCCATGAAACCAAAGCAGATTTAATGACTTTAAGCAATGCCGAGATAGTTGCCGTTGACTTGAATGATGCTCCTGCAGGACTAGAAGTTGATGAGCAGATTGATCAAAAACGCGAGTTACCAATGGCAACAGATGTGATTGATCTTTCAACATTCCTAAATACACTCAACAGCATAGGATATGATGGTCCTGTGCGTGCTGAACCATTTAATGCAGCACTCAGAAAGTTGCCCGCCGATCAGGCAGTTTCCGCGACCGCGATTGCGATGAAAAAAGCCTTTGCCTTGATTAATTAG
- a CDS encoding YdjY domain-containing protein translates to MKQFSSSWLPCLVVMSGLTTMQYLNAADPVKKNTPKANSESKKKTNKQDDGLVALNKQKTVLLDLEGKRLLLRTKVCLQEGVLEMLCCKKQTKEHESILSIDSSAKAIHAGLIAIGAKVGTPVKFSPKFQPPKGQKLSIFLQWKDKQGKLHREPAQSWVRTATNRYFTAKLDQLPEGVVIDKKSELRYDEKYKELIWFGQMSKKERDAFLAKSRQKQFRAAINKFYDESQPRTMKADWIFAGSGFSTDEATGEKYYHAESGDLICVANFPTAIIDVNIASSASGEGNLLFEANQAKIPPRGTPVTIEISLAKK, encoded by the coding sequence ATGAAACAGTTTAGTTCTTCATGGTTGCCATGTCTGGTAGTGATGTCTGGTTTAACGACCATGCAATATCTTAATGCTGCTGATCCCGTCAAAAAGAATACTCCCAAAGCAAATTCAGAATCCAAAAAGAAAACAAATAAACAAGATGACGGTCTAGTCGCCCTTAATAAACAAAAGACCGTACTTCTGGATCTGGAAGGCAAACGTTTGTTATTAAGGACAAAAGTTTGCCTCCAGGAAGGCGTATTGGAGATGTTGTGTTGCAAAAAACAGACCAAGGAGCACGAATCAATCCTTTCGATTGATTCAAGCGCAAAGGCCATTCATGCAGGTTTAATTGCTATTGGAGCCAAGGTTGGGACTCCTGTTAAATTTAGTCCGAAGTTCCAGCCTCCTAAGGGACAGAAATTGAGTATTTTCCTGCAGTGGAAAGATAAACAAGGTAAGTTGCACCGTGAGCCTGCCCAGAGTTGGGTTCGTACTGCAACGAATCGTTATTTCACAGCCAAACTTGATCAGCTCCCTGAAGGAGTGGTCATCGATAAAAAAAGTGAGCTACGATATGATGAGAAATACAAGGAGCTGATTTGGTTTGGGCAGATGTCCAAAAAAGAACGAGATGCCTTCCTTGCTAAATCGAGACAGAAACAGTTTCGAGCTGCAATTAACAAGTTCTATGATGAAAGCCAACCTCGGACGATGAAAGCAGACTGGATTTTTGCAGGTAGCGGTTTTTCAACAGACGAAGCAACTGGGGAAAAATATTACCATGCAGAAAGTGGAGACTTAATCTGTGTTGCCAACTTTCCAACTGCAATCATCGATGTCAATATCGCCAGTTCGGCATCGGGTGAAGGAAATCTTCTATTCGAAGCCAATCAGGCTAAAATTCCCCCGCGCGGAACTCCAGTTACAATTGAAATCTCTCTCGCTAAAAAATAG
- a CDS encoding alpha/beta fold hydrolase, with product MTDPLIQEFVTSDNYRLQGRVWSPSAEPPNGTLVVLHGIQSHSGWYEYSCRKLCDDGYQICFFDRRGSGLNSSERGHASHWQRLVNDVIQLLTKRRSQQKHSNHKGPLILQAMSWGAKLAVVVAALRPDLIDGLALLYPGIKSFVKPTAFQTIQLKLAKQIGINRKQIEIPLKEPALFTGEESYQEFIKNDPLALHQVTVSFLLANWELDRLVDQAAERIKCPVLFMLSGQDQIVDNAATEAYFERFPTRQKKMVQYPNARHTLEFEPNRDQIVTDYVDWLTDLISSQKIS from the coding sequence ATGACCGATCCTCTAATACAAGAATTTGTCACTTCAGATAATTATCGCTTGCAGGGACGTGTCTGGTCACCTTCCGCAGAGCCGCCAAACGGAACACTGGTTGTTTTACATGGTATTCAGAGTCACTCTGGATGGTATGAATATTCTTGTAGAAAATTATGTGATGATGGTTACCAGATTTGTTTTTTTGATCGCCGCGGCTCGGGCTTAAACTCTAGTGAGAGAGGACATGCCTCACATTGGCAGCGTTTAGTAAATGATGTGATTCAACTGCTGACAAAAAGACGTTCGCAACAAAAACATTCAAATCATAAGGGGCCACTCATTCTGCAAGCGATGAGTTGGGGAGCGAAATTGGCAGTAGTCGTCGCCGCATTACGGCCTGATTTAATTGATGGACTCGCGTTACTTTATCCTGGAATTAAATCATTTGTCAAACCAACGGCGTTTCAAACTATTCAACTGAAACTTGCTAAACAAATCGGAATCAATCGGAAACAGATTGAAATTCCATTAAAAGAGCCTGCTTTATTCACAGGTGAAGAGAGCTACCAGGAGTTTATCAAAAATGATCCTCTGGCATTACATCAAGTCACGGTATCGTTTCTTCTTGCAAACTGGGAGTTAGATCGATTAGTAGATCAAGCAGCAGAACGCATTAAGTGCCCCGTACTCTTTATGCTTTCAGGGCAGGACCAGATTGTCGATAATGCTGCTACCGAAGCCTATTTTGAGAGATTTCCGACTCGCCAAAAAAAGATGGTTCAATATCCTAATGCACGACACACTCTGGAATTTGAACCAAATCGCGACCAGATTGTTACTGATTATGTGGATTGGTTGACAGATCTCATTTCTTCACAGAAGATCTCCTAA
- a CDS encoding O-acetyl-ADP-ribose deacetylase: MIVQFGSARIELVLGDITTQQLDIIVNAANSQLAGGGGVDGAIHDAAGPEIMKELRQRYPDGCPTGSAVVTSGGKLTSQYIFHAVGPIWQGGSKKESQLLESAYQTCLSLAEKHQCKTLAFPSISTGVYRYPLDLAAEIALRTVAMKLESSDELELVRFVLFDQGTFGGYARVLETMLV, translated from the coding sequence ATGATCGTACAGTTTGGCTCTGCCCGTATTGAGTTAGTTCTGGGAGATATTACAACTCAGCAGTTGGATATCATTGTCAATGCTGCAAATTCTCAGTTGGCCGGTGGTGGAGGCGTTGATGGCGCAATTCATGATGCTGCAGGACCTGAAATTATGAAAGAGCTAAGGCAACGTTATCCCGATGGTTGCCCTACAGGTAGTGCCGTTGTGACTTCAGGCGGAAAATTGACATCTCAGTATATCTTCCATGCGGTCGGGCCAATCTGGCAGGGTGGTAGCAAAAAAGAGAGTCAATTACTCGAGTCAGCTTACCAAACATGTCTTTCTCTGGCTGAGAAGCATCAGTGTAAAACATTAGCTTTTCCATCAATCAGTACTGGCGTTTATCGTTATCCGTTGGACTTAGCGGCTGAAATTGCATTACGAACTGTGGCAATGAAATTGGAATCATCCGATGAATTAGAATTGGTTCGGTTTGTACTGTTTGATCAGGGGACTTTCGGTGGTTATGCGCGTGTTTTAGAAACGATGCTCGTTTAA
- a CDS encoding glycosyltransferase has protein sequence MIKVSLLIPTLDQSGAEKQLALLATTLPRDEFEVQVIALTRGGAYERLLKENQIPVTILNKRFRFDPFAYRALKKTLQSQQPDILHTWLFAANSYGRMAVKHLPSSQKRPKVIVSERCIDSWKSNWQHKVDRSLLPQTSLLVGNSQGVIDFYREKGVPESILRVVHNGIPSANSIVCETTRSQLFKEQNLPENARLIAFVGRLARQKRVEDLLWAVELLRQMNENVILLVIGDGPERAKLEQLAHKYTVTPNVRFLGHRNDVSKLLPLFEIFLLASDFEGQSNSIMEAMSYGIPVIASDIQPNRELVLHGKTGFLTSVGDCTGFAQYAERILANSQLAKEMASASQKRMQEEFSIDKMVQGYAALYREVLK, from the coding sequence GTGATAAAAGTCAGCCTTCTCATTCCTACTCTTGATCAATCTGGTGCCGAAAAACAACTTGCTTTGCTAGCGACCACATTGCCGCGTGATGAATTTGAAGTACAGGTGATTGCTCTGACAAGAGGGGGGGCCTATGAGCGTCTACTCAAAGAAAACCAGATTCCCGTGACGATCTTGAATAAGCGTTTCAGATTTGACCCGTTTGCTTATCGGGCCTTAAAAAAAACGTTACAGAGTCAGCAACCAGACATACTCCATACGTGGTTATTTGCTGCGAATTCTTATGGCAGGATGGCTGTCAAACACCTACCGTCTTCACAAAAACGCCCGAAAGTGATCGTTTCTGAACGTTGTATTGATTCCTGGAAAAGTAATTGGCAACACAAAGTAGATCGCAGCTTACTTCCTCAGACTTCGTTACTGGTAGGTAATTCTCAAGGTGTAATCGACTTTTACCGCGAAAAAGGTGTCCCGGAATCAATTTTGCGAGTCGTCCATAACGGCATCCCTAGTGCCAATAGCATAGTTTGTGAAACAACCCGAAGCCAATTGTTTAAGGAGCAAAATTTACCCGAGAATGCTCGTTTGATTGCTTTTGTCGGCCGGCTGGCTCGACAGAAACGGGTCGAAGATCTGCTCTGGGCTGTGGAATTATTAAGACAAATGAATGAAAACGTCATTTTACTTGTCATAGGCGATGGTCCCGAACGAGCAAAATTAGAACAATTAGCTCACAAATATACGGTGACTCCCAATGTACGCTTCTTAGGACATCGTAACGATGTGAGTAAATTGCTTCCTTTATTTGAAATATTTCTGCTAGCCAGTGATTTCGAAGGTCAATCTAACAGTATTATGGAGGCGATGTCATATGGAATTCCAGTCATTGCTAGTGATATTCAACCCAACCGCGAGTTGGTATTACACGGCAAAACCGGTTTTTTAACCTCTGTTGGTGATTGCACCGGATTTGCACAATATGCGGAACGCATACTCGCAAACTCACAGCTGGCTAAAGAAATGGCAAGTGCTTCGCAAAAAAGGATGCAAGAAGAATTCAGTATCGATAAAATGGTACAAGGATACGCTGCTCTTTATCGTGAAGTGCTCAAATAG
- the asnB gene encoding asparagine synthase (glutamine-hydrolyzing), giving the protein MCGITGTAWTTREKNILPDVLKRMTNVLEHRGPDDAGGYHSNVSGKSFLFSDESAYVDFNPASDVGAALGHRRLSIIDLGTGHQPLSNEDGSVWIVFNGEIYNYVELRKELVQQGHQFQTETDTEVIVHLYEEQGTACVERLRGMFAFAIWEERRERLFLARDRIGQKPLFYREQAGSLSFASELKSLLQMPDASRAVDANAIDLYLAYQYVPHPWSILKGYQKLPPAHCAVYEQGKLTVERYWTPPYQNPGSNPNFQFRTSHQWSKALRDTLTESVKIRMRSDVPLGAFLSGGIDSTIIAGLMQKMSDRPVHTFSIGFPVKQFDERHYARKAAELLGTEHHEYIVEPEALEMLPQLAWHYDEPFADSSAIPTMYLSKVTRQEVTVALSGDGGDELFAGYDRYRAVALSQWFDCLPTMIKKMMTASLWQRLPASVEQKSFRRRVKRFLAGLAVPPERRYLKWVGIFDTERRFEMYSPAFRAQLGTFDTDQFLLKAYQLCCDRDFVTRTTATDVLSYLPCDILTKVDIASMAHSLECRSPFLDHHVAELAAAMPLELKMEKGRGKKILTDTFSDLLPESIQTRKKMGFGVPLNEWFRNELKPLLFDVLLDQRAKDRQIFNPLKVEQLINEHLTLQWDHSARLWSLLVLEMWFQTFIDPVSIPDHFPETVLT; this is encoded by the coding sequence ATGTGTGGAATCACCGGAACCGCGTGGACAACACGGGAAAAAAATATCTTGCCAGATGTGCTAAAGCGGATGACCAATGTGCTCGAGCATCGTGGTCCCGATGATGCGGGCGGCTATCATTCCAATGTTTCCGGTAAATCATTCTTATTTAGTGATGAAAGTGCCTATGTAGACTTCAACCCTGCCTCAGATGTCGGAGCAGCTCTAGGACATCGTCGACTTTCCATTATCGATCTGGGAACGGGACATCAACCGCTGTCTAATGAAGATGGTTCTGTCTGGATCGTCTTCAATGGCGAAATTTACAATTACGTGGAACTTCGAAAAGAACTTGTCCAACAGGGGCATCAATTCCAAACAGAAACTGACACGGAAGTCATCGTCCATTTATATGAAGAGCAGGGGACTGCTTGTGTAGAACGTTTACGAGGCATGTTCGCCTTTGCTATCTGGGAAGAACGTCGTGAACGCCTTTTTTTAGCACGCGATCGCATCGGGCAGAAGCCTCTCTTTTATAGAGAACAAGCCGGTAGCCTCAGCTTTGCTAGCGAACTGAAATCGTTACTGCAAATGCCCGATGCAAGTAGAGCCGTTGATGCCAACGCGATCGACTTATATCTAGCTTATCAATATGTACCACACCCCTGGTCAATTTTGAAAGGTTATCAAAAACTTCCCCCCGCTCATTGTGCCGTTTATGAACAGGGAAAACTAACAGTTGAACGCTATTGGACGCCTCCTTATCAGAATCCAGGGTCGAATCCAAACTTCCAGTTTCGAACATCACATCAATGGTCCAAGGCACTACGAGATACATTAACGGAATCGGTGAAAATTCGTATGCGGAGTGATGTGCCTTTAGGAGCCTTTCTGTCTGGCGGCATCGATTCTACTATCATAGCCGGGTTGATGCAGAAGATGTCTGATCGTCCCGTGCATACATTTTCCATTGGCTTTCCAGTAAAACAATTTGATGAACGGCACTATGCACGAAAAGCAGCCGAACTATTGGGAACTGAGCATCATGAATATATCGTTGAGCCCGAAGCATTAGAAATGCTGCCCCAACTGGCCTGGCATTATGATGAACCTTTCGCCGATAGCAGTGCGATTCCGACAATGTATCTCTCGAAAGTAACACGCCAGGAAGTGACCGTTGCCTTGTCTGGCGACGGAGGTGATGAACTCTTTGCTGGTTATGACCGATATCGTGCCGTCGCGCTCTCACAATGGTTTGATTGTCTGCCAACAATGATTAAAAAAATGATGACGGCATCATTGTGGCAAAGATTACCTGCATCCGTCGAACAAAAATCGTTTCGCCGTCGCGTGAAACGATTTCTTGCAGGTTTAGCAGTCCCTCCCGAACGTCGCTACTTGAAATGGGTTGGTATATTTGATACAGAACGACGTTTTGAAATGTATTCCCCGGCATTTCGCGCACAATTGGGAACATTTGACACAGATCAATTTCTACTCAAAGCATATCAACTTTGCTGCGATCGCGATTTTGTTACTCGGACTACAGCAACTGATGTACTCAGTTATCTACCTTGCGATATTCTAACAAAAGTCGATATTGCCAGCATGGCGCATAGTCTGGAATGTCGCAGTCCGTTTTTGGACCATCATGTTGCTGAGCTTGCAGCCGCTATGCCTTTAGAATTAAAAATGGAAAAAGGACGGGGGAAAAAAATTCTGACAGATACCTTTTCAGATCTCCTGCCGGAATCCATTCAGACTCGAAAAAAAATGGGGTTTGGTGTACCACTCAATGAATGGTTCCGTAACGAATTGAAACCATTATTGTTCGATGTACTCCTGGATCAACGCGCCAAAGATCGACAGATCTTCAATCCACTTAAAGTCGAACAGCTTATTAACGAACATCTCACCCTGCAATGGGATCATAGTGCGCGACTATGGTCACTACTTGTATTAGAAATGTGGTTTCAAACATTTATCGATCCGGTTTCAATTCCCGATCATTTTCCTGAAACTGTCTTGACGTAA